Below is a window of Janthinobacterium lividum DNA.
CGCGCCTGGGCCAGCAGGAGGTATTGAAAGGCAAGACCTTCGCCAGCCTCGACATCGGCCAGCCCGCGCCACCGGCCGTGGCCGAGGGCAAGGCGACCAGCCTGCCTTATGTCGCGTTCAGCCTGCAGTCGGCGGAAAGCGTCGCTGGCCCAGCCGGCGCCGTCACGCCGCCCAAACTTGTTGCCGGAGGAACTCGCTGATGCTGCCCTTGCTGAAAAAATGGGCCACCGCCTTCGATGCCCTCAGCCTGCGCGAGCGCTTGATGGTGTTTGGCGCCGGCGCGGCCGCCATCCTGTTCGTGTTTTATTTCATGAGCTTTAGTCCCCTATTGGCGAAACGCGCCGCGCTGGAGGCGAGCATTGCGCAAAAGGAAAGCCTCTTGAGCGCGACGAACAAGGAAATCGAGCTGACCATGCTCGCCCATGCCACCGATCCCGACCAGGAAGCGCGCGCGCGCCTGGTGGCCTTGCAGGCGGAAACGGCATCCCTGGCGCAGGCGCTGCGCGCGAAACAGCATGGCCTGGTGGCGCCCGAGCGCATGGTGACCTTGCTCGAACACTTGCTGCGCCAGCACGCGGGACTGCGCGTGGTGTCGCTGAAAACCTTGCCCGCCAGCGCCGTGGGCGCGCACCAGACCGATAGTGCGAACGGCGATGCCGCGGCCAAGGCCGATGCAGCAAAGGCGATCACGCAGGCGCCCCTGCTGCACCAGCATGGCGTGGAAGTGGTGCTGCAAGGCAGTTATGCCGACATGGTGCAATACATGCAGGCGCTGCAATCGATGCCGACCCGCGTCTTCTGGGGCGCCGCCCACCTCGACGCGACCGGCTATCCGGGCGCCACCTTGACCCTGACCTTACATACCCTCAGCATGGACGACACATGGATCGCACTCTGACCTTTCTGGCCCTGAGCCTGACGCTGGGTCTGGCATGGCCGGGCGCGCAGGCGCAGGCGCTGGACGATCCGACGCGCCCACCGGCGGCCCTGTGGGCGCCCGCCAGCGCCGCGCCTGTCGTCGCGGCCCGGCCGCAGTTGCAATCGGTGCTCATTTCCACCCAGCCTGGGGGACGCCGCTTGGCCGTCATCGATGGACAGACAGTCAAGGTCGGCAGCAAGGTAGGCGACGCCGTGGTGACGGAGATCCACGACACGGCCGTATTGTTGCGGCGTGGCAAAACACTGGAAACCTTCAAGCTGTACCCGAGCAGCAAGACCGACAATAAGACCGATCGCAAGACCGATCGCAAGCAGGAGTAGAAGAAGTGGCCAAGCAACTCAATCAACACAAGGCGAGCATGTTCAAGATCAGTACGATGGCGGCTGTCATCAGCGTCAGCCTGGGCCTGGGCGGCTGCAATGTCGCGCCCGTCAAGCGCGACACCTATAATGCGATCACCGATGCCGTCAAGGGCGCGGCGGCCACCACGGCGCCAGCGGCCCAGCCGGACGCCGTGGAAGCGGCGCTGCTGCCGCCCGTGGCGGCCCTGGCTCAGCAATTGCCGAAGGCCCGCGCCGCGCTCGACGAGCGCTTCAACGTGGC
It encodes the following:
- a CDS encoding MSHA biogenesis protein MshK, which encodes MDRTLTFLALSLTLGLAWPGAQAQALDDPTRPPAALWAPASAAPVVAARPQLQSVLISTQPGGRRLAVIDGQTVKVGSKVGDAVVTEIHDTAVLLRRGKTLETFKLYPSSKTDNKTDRKTDRKQE
- the gspM gene encoding type II secretion system protein GspM; this translates as MLPLLKKWATAFDALSLRERLMVFGAGAAAILFVFYFMSFSPLLAKRAALEASIAQKESLLSATNKEIELTMLAHATDPDQEARARLVALQAETASLAQALRAKQHGLVAPERMVTLLEHLLRQHAGLRVVSLKTLPASAVGAHQTDSANGDAAAKADAAKAITQAPLLHQHGVEVVLQGSYADMVQYMQALQSMPTRVFWGAAHLDATGYPGATLTLTLHTLSMDDTWIAL